A single Verrucomicrobiota bacterium DNA region contains:
- the queA gene encoding tRNA preQ1(34) S-adenosylmethionine ribosyltransferase-isomerase QueA — MDTADFDFELPSELIAQNPVVPRDHSRMLVMDRRNQSLEHKHFFDLPGELQEGDVLVLNDTKVVPARLFGTIPEVGTGSVEVLLLNEAVEGNQRVMAKPGKKFRLGCTVLFDEKLKAVVEGIEEDGSRLLNFNCSPAELQLHLDRIGHAPFPPYIKESTATREQYQTVYARDPGSSAAPTAGLHFTSDVFAQLKNKRISVEKVTLHVGRGTFQDVKVDHLEEHIMHSEHFELTPEVANRLNEAKRNGRRIIAVGTTSVRVLESCCSDEGVLLPQVSTTVIFIYPGYAWKFVDALVTNFHLPKSTLIMLVSSFAGKEFILNAYQKAIEEKYRFFSFGDCMLIK, encoded by the coding sequence ATGGATACGGCTGATTTTGATTTCGAGTTGCCATCTGAGTTGATTGCCCAAAACCCGGTTGTGCCTCGTGACCACTCCCGGATGTTGGTTATGGATCGACGGAACCAATCGCTGGAACATAAGCACTTCTTTGATCTTCCGGGAGAATTACAAGAGGGGGATGTTCTGGTTCTTAATGATACGAAGGTGGTTCCTGCTCGATTGTTTGGGACGATCCCGGAGGTTGGAACCGGCTCAGTGGAAGTATTACTTTTAAACGAAGCGGTAGAAGGTAATCAGCGTGTGATGGCTAAACCGGGGAAAAAGTTTCGCTTAGGTTGTACGGTTTTATTTGATGAAAAATTAAAGGCGGTTGTTGAAGGAATTGAGGAAGACGGGAGTCGATTGTTGAACTTCAATTGTTCTCCGGCAGAATTACAGCTTCATCTGGATCGTATTGGCCATGCTCCCTTCCCCCCCTATATCAAAGAATCGACTGCTACCCGTGAGCAATACCAGACCGTTTACGCCCGGGATCCGGGGAGCAGCGCGGCACCGACGGCCGGACTACATTTTACTTCGGACGTTTTTGCACAGCTTAAAAATAAAAGAATCTCTGTGGAGAAAGTAACTCTGCATGTAGGCCGCGGTACGTTTCAGGATGTCAAGGTCGACCATCTCGAGGAGCATATCATGCACTCTGAGCATTTTGAATTAACGCCCGAAGTTGCCAATCGATTGAACGAAGCGAAACGGAATGGAAGAAGGATTATCGCGGTTGGAACCACGTCTGTTCGTGTCCTGGAAAGTTGCTGCTCTGATGAAGGCGTGTTGTTGCCTCAAGTATCCACCACTGTCATTTTCATTTACCCGGGTTATGCATGGAAGTTTGTAGATGCTTTGGTAACCAACTTCCATCTTCCAAAAAGTACTCTGATCATGCTGGTGAGCAGCTTCGCCGGAAAAGAATTTATTCTAAATGCTTACCAGAAAGCGATTGAGGAAAAGTATCGTTTCTTCTCCTTTGGGGATTGTATGCTCATTAAATAA
- the queF gene encoding preQ(1) synthase gives MNIDLFDNPNSNRDYTIQHVAEEFTSVCPVTGQPDFGKVILTYTADAKCIELKSYKLYLQGYRNQGIFYEAVTNKILDDLVELCAPRWMKVETVWTTRGGIHSNITAEYKREG, from the coding sequence ATGAATATCGACTTGTTTGATAACCCGAATTCCAATCGCGATTATACGATTCAGCATGTGGCCGAAGAGTTTACCTCCGTTTGTCCGGTGACTGGACAACCCGATTTTGGAAAGGTGATCCTGACTTATACGGCCGATGCCAAGTGCATTGAGTTAAAAAGCTATAAGCTCTATCTTCAAGGTTACCGTAATCAGGGGATTTTTTATGAAGCGGTTACCAACAAGATTCTCGACGACCTGGTTGAACTTTGTGCTCCGCGTTGGATGAAGGTCGAGACAGTCTGGACCACCCGCGGTGGTATTCACTCAAACATCACGGCTGAGTATAAGCGGGAAGGGTAG
- a CDS encoding 7-carboxy-7-deazaguanine synthase QueE: MKKLPIYETFYTWQGEGCHMGKPAFFIRLFGCPVHCPWCDSAGTWHPDFVPDSIDKRSIDSLVEQAKFHNPELVVITGGEPCIHDLTGLTNALHEAGFPIHLETAGCFEIRGSFDWITVSPKVWKKPIHSCLVLANEFKVIVDTPDAVSDWEQELGTYFSGKPIWLHPEWSRREDGQTLEMINQAVKNRKFAYRAGYQLHKLYGVDEAATAKERQVGIKKRFGSKLPSYS, translated from the coding sequence ATGAAAAAACTACCGATATACGAGACTTTCTACACCTGGCAGGGTGAAGGTTGCCATATGGGCAAGCCCGCTTTTTTCATTCGCTTGTTTGGTTGCCCGGTCCATTGCCCCTGGTGTGATTCCGCCGGAACCTGGCATCCGGACTTTGTTCCTGACTCCATCGACAAACGGTCAATCGATTCACTGGTCGAACAGGCAAAATTCCATAACCCTGAACTAGTCGTGATTACCGGAGGGGAGCCCTGCATTCATGATTTAACCGGCCTGACAAATGCCCTTCACGAAGCGGGGTTTCCCATACATCTGGAAACTGCAGGTTGCTTCGAAATTCGAGGAAGTTTCGACTGGATCACGGTCAGCCCCAAGGTATGGAAAAAACCCATTCACTCCTGCCTGGTGTTGGCGAACGAGTTTAAGGTTATCGTGGATACTCCCGACGCTGTTTCAGACTGGGAGCAGGAACTAGGAACTTACTTTTCGGGGAAACCCATCTGGCTGCATCCTGAATGGTCCCGGCGGGAGGATGGACAAACCCTCGAGATGATTAACCAGGCGGTTAAGAACCGAAAATTTGCCTACCGTGCCGGCTATCAATTACATAAGCTTTATGGCGTCGATGAAGCAGCTACGGCGAAAGAAAGGCAAGTGGGCATTAAAAAACGATTCGGCAGCAAGCTGCCTTCCTACAGTTGA
- a CDS encoding 6-carboxytetrahydropterin synthase yields MYTCSKTYSDIPFAHRQHSHDGHCGFIHGHNWTFKFTFGCDALDEKGFVVDFGELKFIRHWLNENLDHAYVYNKGDTESERLLEQFPGQFKPYQVESCSAEGLAKHAFDLISVQLKTHHGDRVTLLSVEVAEDSRNAAKYYP; encoded by the coding sequence ATGTACACCTGCTCAAAAACGTATTCGGATATTCCTTTCGCCCATCGGCAGCATTCGCATGACGGACATTGCGGATTTATTCACGGACATAATTGGACCTTCAAGTTCACCTTCGGCTGCGACGCTCTCGACGAAAAGGGGTTCGTGGTTGATTTCGGAGAACTCAAATTTATCCGCCACTGGCTGAATGAGAATCTGGACCACGCCTATGTTTACAATAAGGGCGACACCGAATCGGAGCGGCTTTTGGAACAATTTCCCGGGCAGTTTAAACCTTATCAAGTGGAAAGCTGCTCAGCGGAAGGCCTGGCCAAACACGCGTTCGATCTGATATCCGTTCAACTAAAGACTCACCACGGTGACCGCGTAACACTGCTTTCGGTGGAAGTGGCCGAAGATTCGCGCAACGCCGCCAAGTATTACCCATGA
- the queC gene encoding 7-cyano-7-deazaguanine synthase QueC: MKTVLVYSGGMDSTVLLYHLLDQGATVATLAVDYGQKHSKELIQAEVITKALGVKHRTVDLRSITELFGNSSLTDTEMKIPHGHYEEDNMKSTVVPNRNMILLSLATAWAVSLKADSVSYAAHSGDHAVYPDCREAFASALDKAIRLADWQEIFLNRPFVDYSKADVVKRGAELHVPFEKTWSCYEGNETHCGQCGTCIERREAFYLAGIGDSTIYTVEAPTIETMIAQEWKL, from the coding sequence ATGAAAACTGTTCTAGTTTATTCTGGAGGAATGGATTCAACCGTCCTCCTTTACCATCTGCTCGACCAAGGGGCCACTGTTGCAACCCTAGCCGTCGATTACGGGCAAAAGCACAGCAAAGAGCTCATCCAGGCCGAGGTCATTACCAAAGCCTTAGGCGTCAAGCACAGGACGGTGGATCTCAGATCAATCACAGAGCTGTTTGGAAATTCCAGTTTGACGGATACGGAAATGAAAATTCCCCATGGCCACTACGAAGAGGACAACATGAAATCCACCGTGGTACCCAATCGCAACATGATCTTACTTTCACTGGCTACTGCTTGGGCCGTATCCCTAAAAGCGGATTCAGTCTCCTATGCGGCTCATTCCGGCGATCATGCAGTTTATCCGGATTGCCGTGAAGCGTTCGCCTCAGCCCTCGACAAGGCTATCCGTCTGGCTGACTGGCAGGAGATTTTCCTGAATCGCCCGTTCGTGGACTACTCAAAAGCCGATGTAGTAAAACGTGGCGCAGAACTTCATGTTCCTTTTGAGAAAACCTGGTCCTGTTATGAAGGTAATGAAACCCATTGCGGCCAATGCGGTACCTGTATCGAAAGACGGGAAGCATTCTATCTGGCCGGAATCGGGGACTCCACCATTTACACCGTTGAGGCACCAACGATTGAGACGATGATAGCACAGGAATGGAAACTTTAA
- the queG gene encoding tRNA epoxyqueuosine(34) reductase QueG: MPSTLTLTEQCRTKALELGFDVCGFSSIDVELRKAYYLNWIAEKQHGTMRWMERNNERRLQPRNILPEARSILMVGLNYYQDDPPMRGRIAKYALGKDYHKLMYKRLKQLCSWMRDQGGDQKPYVDTGPMLEKPIAAQAGLGWMGKSTLLLHRNHGTFLFLGSIITTLDLDPDPVEQDHCGSCTRCLDVCPTNAFPAPYQLDATRCISYLTIEHHGPIPMEFRDAIGDRIYGCDDCLDVCPWNRWAQITREIKFHFKGLPDLAETLDWDEAAFIERFQGTPIARLKLPRWKRNVCIVLGNIGAAEDLSALQKEADGEDEMIAEHASWAIHKIQSREGAIHE; the protein is encoded by the coding sequence GTGCCATCCACCCTAACACTGACGGAACAATGCAGGACCAAAGCCCTGGAACTTGGCTTTGATGTTTGTGGATTCTCGTCGATTGATGTGGAGCTCCGTAAAGCGTATTATCTGAATTGGATCGCAGAGAAACAACACGGCACAATGCGTTGGATGGAGCGGAATAATGAGCGCCGTCTTCAACCCAGGAATATCCTTCCTGAAGCACGATCCATTTTGATGGTCGGTTTAAACTACTATCAGGACGATCCTCCCATGCGCGGGCGAATCGCAAAGTACGCCCTCGGCAAAGATTACCATAAGCTGATGTATAAGCGGCTGAAACAATTATGCTCATGGATGCGTGATCAGGGCGGAGATCAAAAACCTTACGTCGACACAGGACCCATGCTGGAAAAACCAATCGCCGCTCAAGCAGGTCTGGGCTGGATGGGTAAGAGCACCTTACTTCTGCACCGCAATCATGGCACATTTCTTTTTTTGGGGTCGATAATAACTACCTTGGATTTGGATCCCGATCCGGTGGAGCAGGATCATTGTGGTTCCTGTACCCGTTGTTTGGATGTTTGCCCTACCAATGCATTTCCGGCTCCGTATCAATTGGATGCTACTCGCTGTATTTCTTACCTGACGATTGAGCATCATGGTCCAATTCCTATGGAGTTTCGTGACGCAATTGGGGATCGCATTTACGGCTGTGATGATTGTCTGGATGTTTGCCCCTGGAATCGTTGGGCGCAGATTACGCGGGAAATAAAATTTCATTTCAAAGGATTGCCTGACTTGGCGGAAACTCTGGATTGGGACGAAGCAGCTTTTATTGAACGGTTTCAAGGAACTCCCATTGCTCGTTTAAAACTACCTCGGTGGAAAAGGAACGTATGTATAGTTCTTGGTAACATTGGGGCGGCTGAAGATTTGTCAGCACTTCAGAAAGAGGCGGACGGCGAAGATGAAATGATTGCCGAACACGCAAGCTGGGCTATTCATAAAATCCAATCCCGAGAAGGAGCCATTCATGAGTAA
- the cmoA gene encoding carboxy-S-adenosyl-L-methionine synthase CmoA, with translation MSKDEIFSEFDESPSGFAFDEKVAQVFQDMIQRSVPGYEMSLSMITLIARKYAKEETSLYDLGCSLGASSLALLAGVKDKNIQLVGVDNSEPMISRCAANLAQANYNEWDLRCEDILDTKIVNASIVILNFTLQFIPLDRRLALLETVYAGLNPGGVLLVSEKIAFDEAGIQDSMSELHLGFKRAHGYSELEISQKRSALEDVLVPESIEDHKARFEQAGFSWSARWFQCFNFASLIAFKE, from the coding sequence ATGAGTAAGGACGAAATATTTTCGGAATTTGATGAAAGTCCAAGCGGCTTTGCCTTCGATGAAAAAGTGGCACAGGTATTTCAGGATATGATCCAGCGATCTGTGCCAGGTTATGAGATGTCGCTTTCAATGATCACATTAATTGCCAGAAAATATGCCAAGGAAGAAACGAGCCTCTATGATCTGGGCTGTTCTCTCGGTGCTTCCAGCTTGGCCCTCCTGGCTGGGGTTAAAGATAAAAATATTCAATTAGTCGGCGTCGATAATTCCGAGCCAATGATAAGCCGATGTGCGGCGAATCTTGCTCAGGCAAATTACAATGAATGGGATCTGCGCTGTGAGGATATACTCGATACCAAAATTGTGAATGCTTCAATCGTCATCCTGAATTTCACCTTACAGTTTATTCCTTTAGACCGGAGACTTGCTCTACTTGAAACTGTTTATGCCGGATTGAATCCAGGCGGGGTGTTACTCGTGTCCGAAAAAATTGCTTTCGATGAGGCCGGTATCCAGGATTCTATGTCAGAACTCCACCTTGGTTTCAAACGTGCACACGGTTACAGCGAACTTGAGATTAGCCAAAAAAGAAGTGCATTGGAGGACGTCCTGGTTCCTGAATCAATTGAGGATCATAAGGCACGTTTTGAGCAAGCAGGCTTCTCGTGGTCTGCCCGGTGGTTTCAATGTTTTAATTTTGCTTCGTTGATCGCGTTTAAGGAATGA
- the cmoB gene encoding tRNA 5-methoxyuridine(34)/uridine 5-oxyacetic acid(34) synthase CmoB, translated as MDYSPLYQQLEGSPFASWISDLRRFVNSNIEDSNDGHLPTWLAALNALPKFDCERSDICEGVRFDGDCNVPAAESALRQFHPWRKGPLKLGEVEIDTEWRSDWKWDRLKGHIEPLEGRTVLDIGCGNGYYLWRMLGAGAKLAVGIDPYLLFVMQFWATKQFAPQKLPAWVLPMGWEDLPPELPFFDTVFSMGVLYHRRNPDQFLQQLKNYVRPGGELVLETLVIEGNEGEVLVPQGRYAKMRNVWYIPSVSTLEAALKDAGWLNVRCIDVTPTKPEEQRTTDWMTFESLKDFLDPKDPTRTVEGYPAPIRAVIVANKEPRS; from the coding sequence ATCGATTATAGTCCCCTCTATCAACAACTAGAAGGCTCACCGTTTGCTTCATGGATTTCCGATTTGAGACGGTTTGTGAATTCTAATATCGAGGATTCAAATGATGGTCATTTGCCGACATGGTTAGCGGCGTTGAACGCCTTGCCGAAGTTCGATTGCGAACGATCAGATATTTGCGAAGGGGTTCGCTTCGACGGCGATTGTAATGTTCCTGCTGCTGAGTCCGCCTTGCGGCAATTCCACCCCTGGCGAAAAGGCCCTTTGAAACTTGGTGAAGTGGAGATCGATACCGAATGGCGGTCCGATTGGAAGTGGGACCGTTTGAAAGGCCATATTGAACCATTGGAAGGTCGGACGGTTCTCGATATCGGGTGCGGAAATGGCTACTACCTTTGGCGGATGTTGGGTGCAGGCGCAAAACTCGCCGTGGGGATAGATCCCTATCTACTTTTTGTGATGCAGTTCTGGGCGACAAAACAGTTTGCTCCCCAGAAATTGCCTGCCTGGGTTCTTCCTATGGGTTGGGAGGATCTTCCGCCTGAGTTACCGTTTTTCGATACTGTCTTTTCGATGGGTGTACTTTATCATCGTCGGAATCCAGACCAATTCCTACAGCAGTTAAAAAACTATGTGCGACCTGGCGGCGAACTTGTGTTGGAGACCTTAGTGATCGAAGGAAATGAAGGGGAGGTACTTGTTCCCCAAGGTCGTTATGCTAAAATGCGCAACGTGTGGTATATTCCCTCTGTCTCAACTTTAGAAGCTGCATTAAAGGACGCCGGTTGGTTGAACGTTCGTTGTATCGACGTGACTCCTACGAAACCCGAAGAACAACGAACCACTGACTGGATGACCTTCGAATCATTAAAGGACTTTTTGGATCCAAAGGATCCGACTCGGACAGTCGAAGGTTACCCTGCGCCTATACGTGCAGTCATTGTTGCGAATAAAGAACCCAGGAGCTAG